From the genome of Geobacter sp. SVR, one region includes:
- a CDS encoding TRC40/GET3/ArsA family transport-energizing ATPase — MSTQFIFFSGKGGVGKTSMACTHAVRYADEGRRTLIVTTDPASNLADVFEQKIGHQITPVSGVSNLSAMEIDPDTATREYIDRAMAPLRAAFPPQVVKVMEEQMSGPCTAEVAAFDRFTDFIVSDKGAPDFDVVIFDTAPTGHTIRLLELPAEWSQSIATASAGSGQTCIGPAAAIQDAKRKYEHALGALRDETLATFIFVLHPEAIAIRETKRAIGELGKLEIHAFRLIINGIIPASEKANPLFAARSQMQTRYLAQIQAELPYPSQSMILLSGEIQGAARLRQVGKIFFDGEPTPVELEAARGKPVKIVTSSIEEVTARILPKGQRRTVFFAGKGGVGKTVASCMTAVWLARQGHKTLLLTTDPAAHLGDVLGQPVGDNVTVVSGQTSLWAVKIDPKAAAETYKARILGDARQRGRPESALKVMEEELESPCTEEMAAFDQFIDYASQSQWDAMVFDTAPTGHTMRLLELPMDWSQQIDVKVFASVEGNAADNVAKQRFGKVIEMMRDQEQSTFAFVMYPESTPVLEAWRASQELATVGIHTGLVVANFVIPPEQVTPFARARRAMQVKYLAEIRERFAVPVLEIPLLPQEVKGLEMLVEIGVLAYGNESRLPSLKPKDWNQK, encoded by the coding sequence ATGAGTACTCAATTCATCTTTTTTTCGGGCAAGGGTGGCGTAGGCAAGACCAGCATGGCGTGCACACATGCTGTCCGTTACGCGGATGAGGGCAGGCGCACGCTGATTGTCACTACCGACCCGGCATCCAATTTAGCAGATGTGTTCGAACAGAAAATCGGCCATCAGATTACACCTGTTTCGGGCGTATCGAATTTATCTGCTATGGAAATCGATCCCGATACCGCCACGCGGGAATACATTGACCGCGCTATGGCGCCACTGCGCGCTGCCTTTCCTCCTCAAGTAGTAAAAGTGATGGAAGAGCAGATGAGCGGCCCCTGTACGGCGGAAGTGGCAGCGTTCGACCGCTTCACTGACTTCATCGTTAGCGATAAGGGCGCCCCCGATTTCGATGTTGTTATCTTTGACACTGCGCCAACGGGTCACACTATTCGCTTGCTGGAACTTCCTGCCGAGTGGAGTCAGTCTATTGCCACGGCCAGCGCAGGCAGTGGACAAACCTGTATCGGGCCGGCCGCCGCAATTCAGGACGCAAAACGTAAATATGAGCATGCCTTGGGAGCCCTGCGCGACGAAACGCTTGCGACCTTTATCTTTGTGTTGCACCCAGAAGCGATTGCCATCCGTGAAACCAAGCGTGCAATTGGCGAACTGGGTAAACTGGAAATCCATGCCTTCCGCTTAATTATCAACGGCATCATCCCGGCCAGCGAGAAAGCTAACCCGCTATTCGCCGCCCGCTCCCAGATGCAGACGCGCTACCTGGCACAGATCCAGGCTGAACTGCCATACCCAAGTCAGAGCATGATTTTGCTTTCGGGCGAGATTCAGGGCGCGGCACGGCTCCGTCAGGTAGGGAAGATTTTCTTTGATGGTGAACCAACCCCAGTGGAGCTTGAGGCGGCCAGGGGGAAACCTGTAAAAATAGTGACTTCCTCCATCGAGGAAGTCACTGCTCGAATCCTCCCGAAGGGGCAACGCCGCACTGTATTTTTCGCCGGCAAAGGCGGCGTCGGCAAGACGGTCGCCTCGTGCATGACGGCCGTCTGGCTGGCTCGTCAGGGACACAAGACCCTACTGCTGACGACTGACCCCGCAGCCCATCTGGGTGATGTGCTTGGTCAGCCCGTGGGCGATAATGTTACGGTTGTTAGTGGACAAACATCTCTATGGGCAGTCAAGATTGACCCCAAGGCGGCTGCGGAGACCTACAAGGCACGTATTCTTGGGGATGCCCGTCAACGCGGGCGTCCGGAAAGCGCTCTCAAGGTGATGGAAGAAGAACTTGAGTCGCCCTGCACCGAGGAAATGGCAGCTTTCGACCAGTTTATTGATTACGCCTCGCAGTCACAGTGGGATGCGATGGTATTCGATACCGCTCCAACCGGCCACACCATGCGCCTTCTGGAACTGCCGATGGATTGGAGCCAGCAAATTGACGTTAAGGTGTTTGCTTCAGTAGAGGGTAATGCCGCGGACAACGTGGCCAAGCAGCGCTTTGGCAAGGTGATTGAGATGATGCGCGACCAGGAGCAAAGCACCTTCGCGTTTGTGATGTATCCGGAGTCGACGCCGGTTTTGGAAGCCTGGCGTGCGTCGCAGGAACTGGCAACAGTCGGGATTCACACCGGGCTGGTCGTGGCGAACTTTGTCATCCCGCCGGAGCAGGTGACTCCTTTTGCGCGAGCGCGACGCGCCATGCAGGTCAAGTATCTAGCTGAAATCCGCGAGCGCTTTGCCGTGCCCGTACTTGAAATTCCGCTCCTGCCGCAAGAAGTAAAGGGACTGGAGATGTTGGTTGAAATAGGGGTGTTGGCCTATGGTAATGAATCAAGGCTGCCCAGCCTGAAGCCAAAGGACTGGAACCAGAAATGA
- a CDS encoding YlbF family regulator → MSQSAEFIQAATDTQEAEVHIAAHTFAKALSESAEFKAFEQAAERLKQDKTALEAIQAFQNQQKSLQVMLMLNAVSEKDQAEMDRLQKAFLNEPSVVAYLQAQDELTTLCKAAAALLSERIGLSFAAACGPGSC, encoded by the coding sequence ATGTCACAGAGTGCTGAATTTATCCAAGCCGCAACCGACACCCAAGAAGCGGAGGTGCACATTGCAGCACACACCTTTGCGAAGGCTCTATCCGAATCAGCTGAATTTAAAGCTTTTGAGCAGGCAGCAGAGCGCCTGAAACAGGATAAAACCGCTCTGGAGGCAATCCAGGCGTTTCAAAATCAGCAAAAGTCTCTTCAGGTGATGTTGATGCTGAACGCAGTTAGCGAGAAGGATCAGGCAGAAATGGACCGCTTACAGAAAGCTTTCCTGAATGAGCCTTCCGTTGTTGCCTATCTGCAGGCTCAGGACGAGCTTACCACATTATGTAAGGCAGCCGCTGCGCTGCTTTCTGAACGCATCGGACTGAGCTTTGCTGCCGCCTGTGGCCCGGGAAGCTGCTAA
- a CDS encoding cytochrome c biogenesis CcdA family protein, whose protein sequence is MESQSITYLSAFVAGLLSFLSPCVLPLIPSYITYITGLSLGDLQNERPGHVVRQKTILHSLAFISGFTFVFVLLGASATLLGSFLQEHMSIIRKTGGLLVIMFGLHVAGLLPILWLLGEKRINIRHKPAGYLGSFLVGLAFAAGWTPCIGPILGSILMIAATEGKVGQGIVLLLLYSIGLGIPFLVSSLALHRFIILFNRFKRYIRIFEIITGLFLVLVGILIFTNWLSLLSGYANMLFLPK, encoded by the coding sequence ATGGAATCACAATCAATAACCTATCTGAGTGCATTTGTGGCAGGACTACTATCCTTTCTATCCCCCTGCGTGCTTCCCCTGATACCCTCATACATTACCTACATCACCGGCCTTTCTCTTGGTGACCTTCAGAATGAACGCCCTGGCCATGTCGTTCGTCAGAAAACGATACTGCATTCCCTGGCTTTCATTTCGGGATTTACATTCGTATTTGTTCTCCTGGGAGCCTCCGCTACACTTCTTGGCTCGTTCCTTCAGGAGCATATGTCCATAATCCGCAAAACTGGCGGTCTGCTTGTAATTATGTTTGGTCTGCATGTCGCCGGTCTTTTACCAATACTCTGGCTGCTTGGGGAGAAACGGATCAACATCCGTCACAAGCCTGCCGGTTATCTGGGAAGTTTCCTGGTGGGCCTGGCCTTTGCTGCCGGCTGGACACCCTGTATCGGCCCAATCCTAGGATCGATCCTGATGATCGCGGCCACAGAGGGAAAAGTGGGGCAAGGGATTGTGCTGTTGCTGCTCTACTCCATCGGCCTGGGGATTCCATTTTTGGTCTCCTCCCTGGCGCTTCATCGCTTCATCATTTTATTCAACCGATTCAAGCGATATATTCGCATCTTTGAGATCATCACCGGACTGTTTCTTGTGTTAGTAGGAATACTGATATTTACCAACTGGCTTTCACTCCTTTCCGGCTATGCCAACATGCTTTTTCTGCCCAAATAA
- a CDS encoding sulfite exporter TauE/SafE family protein, with protein MNENWIIIAGLIVLSVVSGMLGLGVAFAAIPFLGLFLPDLVHQVQPLSLLLNGVTALFSVFGFAKSGNIVWKKAAILAVITTVAAPLGSWLAQFINQTTIWIIYFAAVVYLSYRLFRPIQEKPCCTENFRLALLLAFPIAVLSGFLGVGPGFLLMPTLMIAGFNAKKAAGINALAVTPPSFSALVPHLATAQFNPFLTTTLLLVGAAGSFIGARVTSLYVPGARIKQMFGILIIIVTLYKIYTLLR; from the coding sequence ATGAACGAAAACTGGATCATTATAGCAGGACTCATAGTCCTTTCTGTCGTCTCCGGTATGCTCGGTCTTGGAGTTGCCTTTGCGGCAATTCCTTTTCTCGGGCTTTTTCTGCCCGATCTGGTCCATCAGGTTCAACCACTCAGCCTCTTATTAAACGGGGTAACGGCCCTGTTTTCGGTTTTCGGTTTCGCCAAGAGCGGCAACATAGTCTGGAAAAAGGCAGCTATCTTGGCCGTTATCACTACGGTTGCCGCTCCTCTCGGCTCATGGCTGGCCCAGTTCATCAATCAGACCACAATCTGGATCATCTACTTCGCTGCTGTTGTGTATCTATCCTATCGGCTCTTCCGACCGATTCAGGAAAAACCTTGCTGCACTGAAAATTTCCGCCTCGCTCTCTTGCTGGCGTTCCCGATTGCTGTATTGAGCGGTTTTCTCGGAGTCGGGCCGGGATTTCTGCTCATGCCTACCCTTATGATTGCGGGGTTCAACGCAAAGAAGGCAGCCGGCATCAATGCCCTTGCGGTGACCCCGCCATCTTTCTCGGCCCTCGTGCCACACCTTGCCACCGCACAGTTCAACCCATTCCTGACTACTACACTACTACTCGTCGGAGCAGCCGGTTCGTTTATAGGCGCAAGGGTGACGAGCCTCTATGTGCCAGGTGCTCGGATAAAGCAAATGTTCGGTATTCTGATCATCATTGTCACACTGTACAAGATTTATACGCTTCTTAGGTAA
- a CDS encoding Hsp20/alpha crystallin family protein, translating into MRSWDLLREMDNLRREINQAFQGYGFNRPLGTTFLSQEASRCFPLVNLSEDKDHVYVNALVPGVDPKQIDLSVLRDTITISGERKPFDEQKGQTVHRCELGSGTFSRTVELPADIDPNKIEAECIDGILSICLAKAEHAKPKKIGIKLS; encoded by the coding sequence ATGAGAAGCTGGGATCTATTGAGAGAGATGGATAATTTGCGCAGGGAAATCAACCAGGCCTTCCAGGGGTATGGATTCAATCGTCCGCTTGGAACCACATTCCTTTCACAGGAAGCTTCACGATGTTTTCCTCTTGTCAATCTCAGTGAAGACAAAGACCATGTGTATGTTAATGCGCTCGTACCCGGAGTCGATCCGAAACAGATCGACCTTTCTGTGCTGAGAGATACCATCACCATAAGTGGCGAGCGGAAGCCGTTTGATGAACAGAAAGGTCAGACTGTGCACAGGTGCGAACTCGGTTCAGGCACGTTCTCCAGAACAGTGGAACTGCCGGCTGATATCGACCCCAACAAGATAGAAGCCGAGTGCATTGATGGCATATTAAGCATTTGCCTTGCCAAGGCCGAACATGCAAAACCGAAAAAGATCGGTATCAAACTTTCGTAA
- the arsD gene encoding arsenite efflux transporter metallochaperone ArsD — translation MTPVPNTLSTSIAPPDVELFDPPMCCPTGLCGPALDQLLLDVNEMIMSLQRENLHVERYQMSSNSGAFLGNAEVMKLLGEKQMEALPIIVVRGKVIKVGAYPTLDEIKANLNGANV, via the coding sequence ATGACTCCTGTGCCGAACACCTTGTCAACTTCAATTGCACCGCCAGACGTGGAATTATTCGACCCTCCGATGTGCTGTCCCACCGGGTTATGCGGACCCGCTCTCGACCAGTTGTTGCTGGATGTAAACGAAATGATAATGTCCCTCCAGCGCGAAAATCTGCATGTGGAACGCTATCAAATGAGCAGCAACTCCGGGGCCTTTTTAGGAAATGCCGAGGTCATGAAACTGCTGGGCGAGAAGCAAATGGAGGCCCTGCCTATTATTGTCGTGCGCGGCAAGGTGATCAAGGTCGGAGCATATCCTACTTTGGATGAGATCAAAGCAAATCTAAACGGAGCAAACGTATGA
- a CDS encoding DUF2703 domain-containing protein has protein sequence MKTLSITWQRLLDDGKTCPRCGSTEIEVEKAVALLTQSLAPLGITVVLAKSDLNAEQFAKDTLQSNRIQIDGKLLEEWIGGETGQSQCCEVCGPNDCRTMTVESEVLEVIPAELIVKAGLLAAAQILSR, from the coding sequence ATGAAAACGCTATCTATCACATGGCAGAGACTATTGGACGATGGGAAAACCTGCCCCCGCTGTGGGTCTACGGAAATCGAGGTCGAAAAAGCCGTAGCGCTCCTCACCCAGTCCCTCGCGCCGCTGGGTATCACAGTCGTCCTCGCAAAGAGTGATCTGAACGCTGAGCAGTTCGCAAAGGACACTCTTCAATCGAACAGAATCCAGATCGATGGCAAACTGCTGGAGGAATGGATCGGCGGGGAGACCGGGCAGAGCCAGTGCTGCGAGGTCTGCGGCCCCAACGATTGCCGCACCATGACAGTGGAGAGCGAGGTCTTGGAGGTTATCCCGGCGGAACTGATCGTCAAGGCCGGGCTCCTCGCAGCGGCGCAAATACTTAGTCGGTAA
- a CDS encoding MerR family transcriptional regulator: protein MSLELFQPKPDLLYSLDAAARIAGVPRRSILIYCRAGFIRSVFQPPYGVMAFTEEAIYTVRRIEHVRSCHGLDLAMIKTVFELIEEVERLRSELRFLRHH from the coding sequence ATGTCACTGGAGTTGTTTCAGCCGAAACCGGACCTCCTGTACAGCCTCGATGCAGCTGCCCGTATCGCTGGTGTACCCCGTCGTTCAATTCTGATCTACTGCCGTGCCGGTTTTATACGTTCTGTTTTTCAGCCGCCGTATGGCGTCATGGCATTTACGGAAGAAGCGATCTACACCGTTCGGCGCATTGAACACGTGCGTTCCTGTCACGGTCTGGATCTGGCCATGATCAAAACCGTGTTCGAACTGATCGAAGAGGTGGAACGTCTGCGCTCCGAGTTGCGCTTCTTGCGTCACCATTGA
- a CDS encoding Hsp20/alpha crystallin family protein, whose product MADKNITARNEDKSVQTREETRASERYIKPSVNIIETENGLTLTADIPGAAKETVDINVDNGVLTINAPVSRSMCGQPVYTEFELAPYYRQFTIPEVLDLKKVKAEFECGILTLHLTKAEAAKPHKIAIKAA is encoded by the coding sequence ATGGCAGACAAAAATATAACTGCACGCAATGAGGATAAAAGTGTCCAGACCCGCGAAGAAACCAGGGCCAGTGAACGTTACATCAAACCATCGGTCAATATCATAGAGACAGAAAACGGGCTGACTTTGACCGCCGATATCCCCGGTGCCGCTAAAGAGACCGTCGATATCAATGTGGATAATGGGGTTCTGACTATCAACGCGCCGGTATCGCGCAGTATGTGCGGTCAGCCTGTATATACCGAATTCGAACTGGCCCCATATTATCGCCAATTCACCATCCCGGAGGTCCTGGACCTTAAGAAAGTAAAAGCAGAATTCGAATGCGGAATTCTTACCCTGCATCTTACCAAGGCAGAGGCAGCCAAACCGCACAAGATAGCGATCAAGGCGGCGTAA
- a CDS encoding GGDEF domain-containing protein has protein sequence MLIKIFQKLPITKTIANSLVLVCFWTFVISVSLIVNIMMKQTGLLFATHAVIWIVGLICLYIGAKMIKRRSQECNLAENELRRVNDLLELQATTDSLTGIFNRRRFLDLLQLEIQESKRYGVPLVLIFFDIDRFKDINDKYGHDAGDSVLRELTQLVASTIREADIFARFGGEEFVILAHNNDVNAGCELAEKIRSAVDQHRFTIVGIVTCSFGVSQFELGDTSESIIKRADEAMYSAKERGRNLVENFCNCQQR, from the coding sequence ATGCTGATAAAAATATTCCAAAAATTACCCATTACCAAGACCATTGCGAATTCACTGGTTCTTGTTTGCTTTTGGACATTTGTTATTTCCGTATCACTTATAGTGAACATTATGATGAAGCAAACGGGTTTGCTCTTTGCTACCCATGCGGTCATCTGGATTGTCGGTCTTATTTGTCTGTACATTGGGGCCAAAATGATTAAGCGCCGAAGCCAAGAGTGCAATTTAGCTGAAAACGAACTGCGGCGGGTGAATGATCTGCTTGAATTACAGGCTACCACCGACTCTCTGACCGGCATCTTCAACCGACGTAGATTTTTGGATCTGCTTCAATTGGAAATTCAGGAATCAAAGCGATATGGCGTTCCGTTGGTGCTCATTTTCTTTGACATCGATCGCTTCAAGGACATCAACGACAAATATGGGCACGATGCCGGAGACAGCGTATTACGTGAACTAACCCAACTTGTTGCCAGTACGATTCGCGAGGCAGATATCTTCGCACGCTTTGGTGGAGAAGAGTTTGTCATTCTAGCACATAACAATGACGTCAATGCGGGATGCGAACTCGCCGAAAAGATCCGGAGTGCTGTTGATCAACATCGCTTTACAATAGTGGGCATTGTTACCTGTAGCTTCGGCGTTAGCCAGTTTGAGCTTGGCGATACAAGCGAAAGTATTATCAAACGAGCTGATGAGGCCATGTATTCAGCCAAAGAAAGAGGAAGAAACCTAGTTGAAAATTTCTGTAATTGTCAACAAAGGTAA
- a CDS encoding DnaJ C-terminal domain-containing protein — translation MPVEFKNYYDILGVSSNASDAEIKKAFRSLARKHHPDIAKDKTASEIKFKEINEANEVLSDPDKRRKYDALGADWNRPERQSSGFRRGAENGSEFHFEGTGFSDFFEQFFGSRVHPPGGSFAQRGQDIESDILVTLAEALHGSMRTINLQRVDSRSGQVSLQTLRVKIPPGVREAQLIRLCGKGQEGSGGGNAGDLYLRVQFAKHPDFRVQGANLYFDLELSPWEAVLGATVHITTLDGTVALKVPPGTTADREFRLRGKGLPTGNGMRGDLHAIAKIQVPAVLNSKEKALWEQLAGLSTFKPRSAPCVNEMIQTAPRICHWSCFSRNRTSCTASMQLPVSLVYPVVQF, via the coding sequence ATGCCCGTTGAGTTCAAGAACTATTATGACATTCTCGGCGTGAGCTCAAATGCGAGCGACGCGGAAATCAAGAAAGCCTTCCGGAGTCTGGCTCGTAAACACCATCCTGATATAGCCAAAGACAAGACTGCCTCAGAAATAAAATTTAAGGAAATCAACGAGGCCAATGAGGTTCTCAGCGACCCTGATAAACGGCGGAAGTATGATGCTCTGGGAGCAGACTGGAACCGACCCGAACGGCAATCAAGCGGATTTCGAAGAGGTGCGGAAAATGGCTCCGAATTCCATTTCGAAGGCACGGGCTTCAGTGATTTCTTTGAGCAGTTCTTCGGCAGTCGCGTCCACCCGCCCGGTGGCTCATTTGCTCAGCGGGGGCAGGATATCGAGAGTGACATTCTGGTAACGCTTGCTGAAGCCTTGCACGGTTCGATGCGCACGATCAATCTGCAACGTGTCGATTCGCGCAGCGGGCAAGTGTCTCTGCAGACATTGCGGGTAAAAATACCACCAGGAGTGCGGGAAGCACAGCTCATCCGTCTCTGTGGCAAAGGGCAGGAAGGTAGTGGCGGAGGTAATGCCGGTGACCTTTATTTGCGTGTCCAGTTCGCCAAACATCCTGATTTCCGGGTACAGGGTGCCAACTTGTATTTTGATCTGGAGTTGTCTCCATGGGAAGCGGTGCTTGGCGCAACCGTCCACATCACGACGCTTGATGGAACGGTAGCCTTGAAAGTGCCGCCAGGCACAACTGCTGATCGCGAATTCCGTCTGCGTGGCAAGGGATTGCCCACGGGAAACGGGATGCGGGGCGACTTGCACGCTATTGCCAAGATCCAGGTTCCGGCAGTTCTTAATTCGAAAGAAAAAGCTCTGTGGGAGCAGTTAGCTGGACTTTCGACGTTTAAACCGAGGAGTGCACCATGTGTAAACGAAATGATTCAGACAGCCCCTCGCATATGTCACTGGAGTTGTTTCAGCCGAAACCGGACCTCCTGTACAGCCTCGATGCAGCTGCCCGTATCGCTGGTGTACCCCGTCGTTCAATTCTGA
- a CDS encoding flavoprotein, translated as MLAGKNIVVGITGGVAAHYLPELIGQLRFRHFAVVYAVMTPAAAQFISPLMVAAATGTPVDTEIFVAAQRDPLAHIHLAHLADLVLVAPATFDFIGKVAAGRADDPVSLLLAATPAPVLLAPAMHDTMWSKPILKRNLGILESVGYRIVQPEIGIQASGDSGEGRMASMNAIIVALGEMTKTISEKEEGGPSSLTK; from the coding sequence ATGTTGGCCGGGAAAAACATCGTTGTTGGCATCACTGGAGGCGTGGCGGCGCATTATCTGCCCGAGTTGATTGGTCAGTTGCGGTTTCGGCACTTTGCTGTTGTCTATGCGGTGATGACTCCGGCCGCAGCCCAATTTATATCCCCCCTGATGGTGGCAGCTGCTACAGGGACTCCAGTCGATACAGAAATCTTTGTTGCTGCCCAACGAGATCCTCTGGCTCATATTCACCTGGCGCACCTGGCCGATCTGGTTCTGGTTGCCCCGGCAACGTTCGACTTCATTGGGAAAGTTGCCGCTGGTCGAGCCGATGATCCGGTATCCCTGCTCCTGGCTGCTACGCCTGCCCCAGTTCTGCTGGCTCCCGCAATGCACGATACTATGTGGAGCAAACCGATTTTAAAACGAAATCTTGGGATACTGGAGAGTGTTGGTTACAGGATCGTGCAACCAGAAATTGGCATTCAGGCGAGCGGTGATTCGGGGGAGGGCCGCATGGCAAGCATGAATGCCATTATTGTTGCTTTAGGCGAGATGACAAAAACAATCTCAGAAAAGGAAGAAGGCGGACCCAGCTCACTCACCAAATGA
- a CDS encoding YlbF family regulator, which yields METNTEKNPENIISTAERLATALLRAKPITAYQQAKARLDADLEALKLIKSLSEAQVDLRMRQLRNAVSQEDVDQLRSLQRQIQSNQRIMDFAQTQQEAMAYLSAVNQEISQSLGVDFASLAGPASC from the coding sequence ATGGAAACTAATACTGAAAAAAATCCTGAAAATATCATATCAACGGCTGAGCGGTTGGCTACTGCACTATTGCGTGCAAAACCCATCACTGCTTATCAGCAAGCTAAAGCACGTCTGGACGCCGATCTGGAGGCGCTTAAATTGATTAAAAGCCTTTCGGAAGCACAAGTCGACCTGCGCATGCGCCAATTACGGAATGCAGTTTCACAAGAGGATGTAGATCAGCTACGTTCCCTTCAACGCCAGATTCAATCTAATCAGAGGATTATGGATTTTGCCCAAACCCAACAAGAGGCTATGGCATATCTGTCCGCAGTGAACCAAGAAATCAGTCAGTCGCTTGGTGTAGATTTTGCCTCGCTGGCCGGCCCTGCGAGCTGTTGA
- the dnaK gene encoding molecular chaperone DnaK: MSKVIGIDLGTTNSCVSIMEGGEPVVIANSEGGRTTPSMVAISENGERLVGQQAKRQAVTNPENTLYSIKRLIGRKFDTEAVKKDIANSPFKIVKADNGDAWVEVRGKHYSPPEISAMVLQKMKKTAEDHLGSTVTDAVITVPAYFDDSQRQATKDAGKIAGLNVLRIINEPTAAALAYGLDKKKDEKIAVFDLGGGTFDISILEVGDGVFEVKSTNGDTFLGGEDFDQLVIDWISDEFKKDQGIDLRGDNMALQRLKEAAEKAKCELSTSMETDINLPFITADASGPKHLILKLSRAKLESICANLLTKLDGPCRTALKDAGLSANEIDEVLLVGGMTRMPAVQKMVENVFGKIPSKGVNPDEVVAIGAAIQGGVLIGEVKGVLLLDVTPLSLGIETLGSVMTRLIEKNTTIPCRKSQVFSTAADNQAAVSIHVLQGEREMSLNNKTLGNFELTGIPPAPRGIPQIEVTFDIDANGIVHVSAKDLGTGKEQSIRITASSGLSKEEINKMVRDAEAHADEDKKKREVIEARNHANTMIYSTEKSVKEFGDKIGTLEKDNIENKLSELKKLMEVEDAEAIKKATEALAQSAHKLAEAMYPKESGCGGGDCGTSCGAAERPGGSKPINDNVVDAEFDEVKSDKK, encoded by the coding sequence ATGAGTAAAGTAATCGGGATTGATCTCGGAACAACCAATTCCTGCGTCTCGATCATGGAGGGTGGTGAGCCGGTCGTTATCGCCAACTCCGAGGGGGGCCGCACAACTCCTTCGATGGTGGCAATTTCAGAGAATGGGGAACGTCTGGTGGGGCAGCAGGCCAAACGACAGGCGGTCACCAATCCGGAAAACACCCTCTATTCAATAAAACGGCTAATTGGACGCAAGTTCGATACGGAAGCGGTCAAAAAGGATATCGCTAACTCCCCTTTCAAGATCGTCAAGGCAGACAACGGAGATGCCTGGGTTGAGGTTCGCGGCAAGCACTATTCCCCACCGGAGATCTCAGCCATGGTTCTGCAGAAGATGAAAAAAACCGCCGAGGATCACCTGGGGAGTACGGTTACCGATGCGGTCATTACCGTACCGGCCTATTTCGACGATTCCCAGCGTCAGGCCACCAAAGATGCCGGGAAAATCGCAGGATTAAACGTCCTGCGCATCATCAACGAACCGACAGCAGCCGCTCTGGCATACGGGCTCGACAAGAAAAAGGATGAGAAAATAGCCGTATTCGACCTGGGAGGGGGCACCTTCGACATCTCTATTCTGGAAGTGGGTGACGGCGTCTTCGAAGTCAAATCCACCAACGGTGACACGTTCCTGGGGGGCGAGGATTTCGATCAGCTGGTCATTGACTGGATCTCAGATGAATTCAAAAAAGACCAGGGCATCGATCTGCGCGGCGACAATATGGCCTTGCAACGCCTGAAGGAAGCAGCAGAAAAAGCCAAATGCGAACTGTCTACATCAATGGAGACCGACATCAATCTGCCCTTCATAACTGCCGATGCCTCAGGGCCGAAGCACCTGATACTTAAACTCTCTCGTGCCAAGCTGGAGTCGATCTGTGCCAATCTGCTGACCAAGCTTGACGGCCCCTGCCGAACTGCGCTCAAGGATGCCGGGCTGTCTGCCAACGAGATTGATGAGGTCCTGCTGGTAGGCGGCATGACCCGCATGCCGGCTGTTCAGAAAATGGTAGAGAACGTCTTTGGCAAGATACCCAGCAAGGGTGTCAACCCCGACGAGGTGGTTGCCATCGGCGCTGCTATCCAGGGCGGCGTTCTTATAGGTGAGGTCAAGGGCGTCCTTCTGCTGGATGTGACCCCGCTCTCACTCGGTATCGAAACCTTGGGCAGCGTCATGACCAGACTGATCGAAAAGAACACTACCATCCCTTGTCGCAAGAGCCAGGTTTTTTCGACCGCCGCCGACAACCAGGCAGCGGTTTCGATCCATGTTTTGCAAGGTGAGCGCGAAATGTCACTCAACAACAAGACCCTTGGCAACTTCGAACTGACCGGCATCCCGCCAGCACCGCGCGGCATTCCGCAGATCGAAGTGACCTTCGACATAGACGCTAACGGCATAGTGCATGTTTCTGCCAAGGATCTCGGCACCGGCAAGGAACAGTCGATCAGGATCACCGCATCGTCTGGCCTGTCCAAAGAAGAGATCAACAAGATGGTCCGAGACGCCGAGGCTCATGCTGATGAGGATAAAAAGAAGCGTGAGGTGATCGAAGCACGTAATCATGCCAACACCATGATCTACAGCACCGAGAAGTCAGTCAAGGAGTTTGGCGACAAGATCGGCACCTTGGAAAAGGACAACATCGAAAACAAGCTGTCCGAACTGAAAAAGCTCATGGAAGTCGAAGACGCCGAAGCTATCAAAAAGGCCACCGAAGCTCTTGCCCAATCGGCTCACAAACTGGCCGAGGCCATGTACCCAAAGGAATCTGGCTGCGGAGGCGGGGACTGCGGCACTTCCTGCGGCGCAGCAGAGCGACCGGGGGGCTCAAAACCCATTAATGACAACGTGGTAGACGCTGAATTTGACGAAGTGAAGAGCGACAAGAAGTAG